Genomic window (Fluviispira vulneris):
ATTATTCCATCTCTATCTTTTATTTGATGAATAATGACTTTTTCGTTTTGCTCCCCATAATGCTTTTCAAGATCTTTGAGAAATTGACCACTGCCGTAACGACTTTCAACTTGACCGTATGAAAATAAATTACTTGAAGGTAACAAAAAATTATCCAGCAAGGTCATACATTCGTTCGTATCGTTGCCACTCCAATTGTCACCATCTGAAAAATGAAATAAGTAAATATTCCATTCAGCAGAGGGGTAGCTGTCCATGATAATCTTTTCACATAATTTATAAGCGCTGCTTATTAAGGTACCGCCAGACTCTTTTGTGTGATAAAAAGTGTGTTCATCTACTTCTCTAGCAATAGCATCATGTATAATAAATCGCGTGTCCAGATTGTCATAATTATGTTTTAACCAAGCATTCAACCAAAATGATGTGAGGCGGACTATTTCTTTTTGCTCATCTCCCATCGAGCCAGACACATCCATCATATAAATAATGACAGCGCTTGCTTCTGGTTTTTCTTCAATGCGAAAACTACGGTAGCGTTTATCTTCTTTAATTGGGATAATAATAGGTCTGTCAGGAGTATAATCACCAATGCTAATTTGCCGTTTCAAAGATTCTTTGTAAGTTCTTTTAAAGTTGCGTAAACTTTCAGGTCCATTTCTGAGCACGCCTTGGTATTTGTATTTCTTTTGGGTAATATTTTTTTTACCTTTATCTTCGATGCGCGGAAGCCCTAATTCTTCTCCTAAAATACCAGCAAGTTCATCAAGGCTCACATCAACTTCCATGCTATGTTCACCAGGATTTTGACCCGCTTCACCTTCACCCGGTTGAGGTTGCCCTTGGCTGACGGCATCACCCGGTTCGCCTTCACCTTGCCCAACACCTCTTTGTTGATTGTTCCCAAATTCAAATCGCGGAAGATCAATTCTTGGTAAGGGAATTGTGACTTGCTTATTCCCTTGACGACCAATTAATTCTCCAGATGAAATAAATCTTTTTAAATTGTCTTTTATTTTTCCTCTAACTATTTTACGAAAGCGATTTACATCTGTTTCCATTTTCATCTTAATGAACCTCTCCTTGAAGAAGATATATTCATGAGACTTGGGTTATTAACGAATTTAATAACCCTTTTAAAAATTTTTTAATTTAAATTTCTTTTAACATCGCCTCGAGCAAAAATGCTTGCAACAAAATGAAGTGCGTCTGTAGCGCAAATATCACAATAACCATAATTCTTAATAAGACGATTTTTAACAACGTCAATTTTTGCTTGAGTTTCTTTATCAACTACATTACTTACAAGGCTTGTTAATTTAATTGTATCTTTTTGATCTTCAAATAATTTAAGTTCAAGTGCTTTATGCAAGCGCTCATTGGTTTTATAATCAAATATTTTACCTTCTAAAGCGAGAGCACCAATATAATTCATGATTTCTCTTCTAAAATCATCTTTGCGACTCTCAGGTATATCTATTTTTTCTTCTATACTGCGCATGAGTCTTTCATCAGGTTCTTCACTCATACCTGTATATTTATTTCTAACCCGCTCTTTTTGTGTATACGCTTTCACATTATCAATATAATTACCACACAGTTTTGCAATAGCTTCTTCATCAGCAGAAATAGCTCTTTGCACTTCGTTTTTTACAATATCTTCATATTCTTGTTTAACGACTGCAAGAAGTTCACGATATCTTTTTTTGGTTTCTTCATCGCGAATAAGGCTATGATTTTTTAGTCCACCTTCAAGTTCATTGAGAACAATAAAAGGATTTATGCAACCATTGCCTCTGTCTTCAACAAGAGAATTAGATAATTTATCTTGAATATAGCGAGGAGATATACCGTCTAGGCCTTCACGCAGAGCATCTTTTCTTAACTCTTTAATATTATCTTCAGTATATCCAGATAAGGTTTTGCCATCATAAAGTTTCATCTTTTGCATAACAGTTAAATTTGCTTTTTTGGGTTCTTCAAGGCGGGTTAATATTCCCCACATCGCAGCAGTTTCAATTGTATGTGGTGCAATATGAATATGTGGAACTGTTTCAGGATTAAAATCTTTTCTATAAATTTTAACTTCTTCTTTTAATTTTGTTATATAAGGTACATCAATTTTAACAGTTCTATCTCTGAGAGCTTCCATAAATTCGTTATTTTGCAGTTTTCTATATTCAGGCTCATTTGTATGACCGATAATCACTTCATCAATATCAGTTTGGGCAAATTTCTTTGGTTTTATTTTATGTTCTTGCGAAGCGCCAAGTAAATCATATAGGAATGCTACGTCAAGTTTGAGCATTTCTACAAACTCAACAATACCTCTATTAGCAATGTTAAATTCTCCATCGAAATTAAATGCGCGGGGGTCTGAATCTGATCCATACTCAGCAATCTTCCTGTAATTTAGATCGCCTGTTAATTCCGTTGAATCTTGATTCTTTTCATCTTTTGGTTGAAATGTGCCAATGCCGACACGATCTTTTTCAGATAAAAGCAATCTTTTAACACTGATATGATTTCTTGTTAATTTATCCCAATCACCGTTATAAAGCCGCATTAAATCATTATACACATATCGACATGCTGGACATAAACTACCTTCTATATGAATTCTTTCTTGGAAGTTTTTTCCTTTATTTAATAAACTTAAAACTTTTATTCGTGCTTCTTCTGGAATAATACGGAGGGGATCTTCATGAATAGGACATGGCATTGTGTCTTCCATTTTTAACTTATCATGTAAATTTGTCCACTCATACGTATATAAAGCACCATCAGTTTGATGTGAATACCATTCGACACCTTTTTTTAGCATGCGTGCTATCGTTGACTTTGCACTCCCCACCGGACCATGAAGTAACAAAACTCTTTTTTCTGGGCCATAACGTAACG
Coding sequences:
- a CDS encoding DUF444 family protein is translated as MKMKMETDVNRFRKIVRGKIKDNLKRFISSGELIGRQGNKQVTIPLPRIDLPRFEFGNNQQRGVGQGEGEPGDAVSQGQPQPGEGEAGQNPGEHSMEVDVSLDELAGILGEELGLPRIEDKGKKNITQKKYKYQGVLRNGPESLRNFKRTYKESLKRQISIGDYTPDRPIIIPIKEDKRYRSFRIEEKPEASAVIIYMMDVSGSMGDEQKEIVRLTSFWLNAWLKHNYDNLDTRFIIHDAIAREVDEHTFYHTKESGGTLISSAYKLCEKIIMDSYPSAEWNIYLFHFSDGDNWSGNDTNECMTLLDNFLLPSSNLFSYGQVESRYGSGQFLKDLEKHYGEQNEKVIIHQIKDRDGIMNALRAFLGRGK
- a CDS encoding PrkA family serine protein kinase, which encodes MQLHTEKVFELVKEVYSPSLFNELNWVGTYVDYLAMIEKNPKLCRTAFQRIYDLIMHFGSYEYVEHKKKLIHYKFFDDPLNNGKDAVFGLDVHISKLVNFFKAASLRYGPEKRVLLLHGPVGSAKSTIARMLKKGVEWYSHQTDGALYTYEWTNLHDKLKMEDTMPCPIHEDPLRIIPEEARIKVLSLLNKGKNFQERIHIEGSLCPACRYVYNDLMRLYNGDWDKLTRNHISVKRLLLSEKDRVGIGTFQPKDEKNQDSTELTGDLNYRKIAEYGSDSDPRAFNFDGEFNIANRGIVEFVEMLKLDVAFLYDLLGASQEHKIKPKKFAQTDIDEVIIGHTNEPEYRKLQNNEFMEALRDRTVKIDVPYITKLKEEVKIYRKDFNPETVPHIHIAPHTIETAAMWGILTRLEEPKKANLTVMQKMKLYDGKTLSGYTEDNIKELRKDALREGLDGISPRYIQDKLSNSLVEDRGNGCINPFIVLNELEGGLKNHSLIRDEETKKRYRELLAVVKQEYEDIVKNEVQRAISADEEAIAKLCGNYIDNVKAYTQKERVRNKYTGMSEEPDERLMRSIEEKIDIPESRKDDFRREIMNYIGALALEGKIFDYKTNERLHKALELKLFEDQKDTIKLTSLVSNVVDKETQAKIDVVKNRLIKNYGYCDICATDALHFVASIFARGDVKRNLN